TGATGCGCCAGAGGGAGACCTCCGCCTGGAGGCTTGTCCACTCCAGCACCTCCTCCTCCCCCAGGTGCTGCAGGCCGTTGATCTCCACCCGGGCCAGGTGAAAGTAGGGTGAGTTGAGGCCGTAGAAGATGCCTGCCGTTGCTGCCAGCAAAAAGAGTATGACCAGCGTACCTCGGCGTCTCCGGCGGCGCCGGGAGATACGCCGGCGGCGGGGATCCATGCCCCGTCCCTCCCCCGCTGCCGCAACTCCCGTCAGCCGGCGCCGGGATGCCGGGCGGTGCCGGGATTCGACAGCGAATCGACTTTTTCGGGCTTTAGACGGTAGACTTCGGCTCCCAGTTTCTTCAGGACGCCTTCGAAATCCTGGTAGCCCCGGTCGATGAACTGGGCCCCTTCCACCACGGTGGTGCCCTGGGCTCCCAGGCCGGCCAGCACCAGGGAGGCGGCGCCCCGCAGGTCATCGCTGGCCTGCACGGGAGCGCCCGTGAGGCTGGGCACGCCCCGCACCACCGCCACCCTCCCGTCGGTATGGATGCGGGCGCCCATCTTCCGGAGTTCGCCGGCGATTTTCAGCCGCTGCTCGTAGATGGTCTCGTTGATGACGCTGGTCCCCTCGGCAGTGCACATCAAGGCCAGGAATTGATTTTGGGCGTCGGTGGGATAGCCGGGATAGGGCAAGGTGGTGAGATCCACGGCCCGGGGCCGCCGGGGGCACCGGACCCGCACCCAATGGTCGCCGGTGGTGACCGTCACCCCCGCTTCCCGCAATTTGGCCGTCACCGCGTCCAGGTGCTGGGGGATGACGCCGGTGATTTCCACATCGCCCCGGCTGATGGCGGCGGCCACCATGTAGGTGGCCGCTTCGATGCGGTCGGGGATGACTTCGTGGCGGCCGCCCCCCAGCCGCTCCACCCCG
The window above is part of the Sphingobacteriaceae bacterium genome. Proteins encoded here:
- the murA gene encoding UDP-N-acetylglucosamine 1-carboxyvinyltransferase; translated protein: MARLVVKGGRPLEGKVAVRGAKNSALPLLAASILAGEAVTLHRIPRLDDIAVMLDILRSLGLGVATETSPYGLTVHIVPGLTDYRVPAPLTRRMRSSILVMGALLAKGGQVRIAYPGGCVIGSRPIDLHLNGLRKLGAQVTEEGGTITAAAPRLRGAHIHLDVPSVGATENLMMAAVLAQGATVIGNAAREPEIVDLQIFLNRLGARVRGAGTGTIRIDGVERLGGGRHEVIPDRIEAATYMVAAAISRGDVEITGVIPQHLDAVTAKLREAGVTVTTGDHWVRVRCPRRPRAVDLTTLPYPGYPTDAQNQFLALMCTAEGTSVINETIYEQRLKIAGELRKMGARIHTDGRVAVVRGVPSLTGAPVQASDDLRGAASLVLAGLGAQGTTVVEGAQFIDRGYQDFEGVLKKLGAEVYRLKPEKVDSLSNPGTARHPGAG